In the Salvelinus namaycush isolate Seneca chromosome 35, SaNama_1.0, whole genome shotgun sequence genome, one interval contains:
- the LOC120029762 gene encoding leucine-rich glioma-inactivated protein 1-like, with translation MGYGNKTLKECTVLLCVATILLLAESRRVKQPRCPASCTCTKDNALCENIRSVPHSFPPDVFSLSFLKSGFTQITGGSFLHSPALHLLLFTANTFDSIDEDAFLGLPHLEYLFIENNKIASISQYAFRGLKAVIHLSLAYNNLGTLPKDVFKGMDALVKVDLKGNNLECDCKLKWLVEWMHTTNAMVDQIPCSGPSLFQGKLINDLVPGSFDCITAEFASYQPLMFESISVESFTFGMDKFVVFAQPFTGTCSFLEWDHVETVFRTYDSIQSTSTVVCKPMVIDNQLFIFVAQLFGGSHIYKRDISANKFIKIQDIDILKIRKPNDIETFLIDGESFFVIADSSKAGYTTVYKWNGNGFYSHQSLHLWYRDTDVEYLEISGKPHLILASSSQRPVVYQWSKSLKQFDRRTDIPEMEDVFAVKHFKVKSELFICLTRFIGDSKVMRWDGAMFKEVQTMPSRGSMVFQPVSIGNWQYAILGSDYSLTQVYQWDLKRGQFVHFQDLNIQAPRAFSLVSIDNREFLLASSFRGKTQIYEHIMIDLSNN, from the exons ATGGGATATGGAAACAAAACCCTGAAAGAATGCACGGTCTTGCTTTGCGTCGCCACCATCCTGCTTTTAGCGGAGAGCAGAAGAGTGAAGCAACCTAGATGCCCCGCATCTTGTACGTGCACCAAAGATAATGCATTGTGTGAAAATATAAGATCGGTCCCTCACAGCTTTCCACCTGATGTCTTTTCCTT ATCTTTTCTCAAATCAGGATTCACCCAAATCACTGGAGGAAGCTTCTTACACTCTCCAGCGCTACATCTTCT CCTATTCACTGCCAACACATTTGACTCAATTGATGAGGATGCATTCCTAGGTCTACCGCATCTGGAGTACCT GTTTATCGAAAACAACAAAATTGCATCAATATCACAATATGCATTCCGGGGCCTAAAAGCAGTTATACACCT GAGCCTGGCCTATAATAACCTGGGTACATTACCCAAAGATGTTTTCAAGGGCATGGATGCTTTGGTTAAAGT GGATCTGAAAGGGAACAACCTGGAATGTGACTGCAAACTAAAGTGGCTGGTGGAGTGGATGCATACCACCAATGCGATGGTTGATCAGATCCCCTGCAGTGGGCCATCGCTTTTCCAAGGGAAACTGATCAATGACCTTGTGCCCGGGTCTTTTGACTGCATAACTGCAG AGTTTGCCTCTTATCAGCCACTGATGTTTGAGTCCATTTCAGTGGAATCCTTTACCTTTGGCATGGATAAATTTGTTGTGTTTGCCCAGCCCTTTACTGGAACGTGCAGCTTCCTGGAATGGGATCACGTTGAAACTGTTTTCAGAACCTATGACAGCATTCAAA GTACATCCACTGTGGTATGCAAACCCATGGTGATTGATAATCAGCTGTTCATCTTCGTAGCCCAGCTCTTTGGTGGCTCTCACATTTACAAGCGGGACATCTCAGCCAACAAATTCATCAAAATCCAGGATATTGACATCCTAAAAATCAGGAAACCTAATGACATTGAGACTTTCCTCATAGACGGTGAGTCCTTCTTCGTGATCGCAGACAGCTCCAAGGCCGGTTATACCACAGTGTACAAGTGGAACGGCAATGGGTTCTACTCTCACCAGTCCCTCCATCTCTGGTACCGTGACACAGACGTGGAGTACCTAGAGATCTCTGGTAAGCCCCATCTGATCCTAGCCAGCAGTTCCCAGAGGCCTGTCGTCTACCAGTGGAGCAAGAGTCTGAAGCAGTTCGACAGGCGCACTGATATCCCCGAAATGGAGGATGTGTTTGCGGTCAAGCACTTCAAGGTGAAGAGTGAACTTTTCATCTGCCTGACGCGTTTTATTGGGGACTCCAAGGTGATGAGGTGGGACGGCGCCATGTTCAAAGAGGTACAGACAATGCCTTCGCGGGGCTCCATGGTGTTCCAGCCAGTCTCCATCGGCAACTGGCAGTACGCCATCCTCGGCAGCGACTACTCCCTGACGCAGGTCTATCAGTGGGATTTGAAGAGGGGCCAATTTGTTCACTTCCAGGACCTGAACATCCAGGCACCAAGGGCATTCTCTCTGGTGTCCATTGACAACAGAGAGTTTCTGCTGGCCTCCAGCTTTAGAGGGAAAACTCAGATATACGAGCACATAATGATTGACCTGAGTAATAATTAA
- the LOC120029761 gene encoding solute carrier family 35 member G1-like — MGDLKDSNSIDDRVLSAVHLRQGDIKVVFHKVGDDDDDEHTTERINLQSNSHDERGNEEARTRTVESSAKQRLCPPLCCRIGGRGDPISTDAGDTVATENKHCPGLGLFYGLLATVFFSIIALLVKTIDGVHAVEISAIRCFFQMLFVMPMLIYYKTGFLGPRDKRIYLVMRGLLGSNAMILLFYAVQQMPLADATVIMFSNPVFTALLAWIFLKEKCTIWDCVFTVFTLAGVIMIARPPFIFGARIEGIEGDYTNHLKGTIAAFGGALGAACTLVILRKMGKSVHYYLSVWYYAVIGFIECVITLFILGEWTIPFCGRDRWILMLIAILGIAGQTFLTKALQIEKAGPVALMRTVDVILAFIFQFFFFNRKPTMWSLGGACCVVVSTCGVALRKWYSNTHPRKSREPHIRQIFYSRNKLKVIN, encoded by the exons ATGGGGGATTTGAAGGACAGTAATAGTATAGACGACAGAGTTCTATCGGCCGTTCACCTTAGACAGGGGGACATTAAAGTTGTATTTCACAAAGTTGGCGATGACGACGACGATGAACACACTACTGAGAGGATTAATTTACAAAGTAACAGTCATGATGAGCGGGGTAATGAAGAGGCAAGGACTAGAACAGTGGAAAGCAGTGCGAAGCAAAGATTATGTCCTCCCTTGTGTTGTAGAATTGGCGGCCGCGGGGATCCCATCTCAACGGACGCAGGAGACACAGTTGCCACAG aGAATAAACATTGTCCAGGACTGGGCCTGTTTTATGGCCTGCTGGCAACAGTATTCTTCTCCATTATAGCTCTTCTGGTGAAGACAATAGATGGAGTCCATGCTGTAGAAATCAGTGCCATTCGCTGCTTCTTCCAGATGCTGTTTGTGATGCCTATGCTTATCTATTACAA GACTGGCTTCCTTGGACCAAGAGACAAGCGTATCTATTTGGTGATGAGAGGGTTATTGGGTTCCAACGCCATGATCCTATTGTTCTATGCAGTACAGCAGATGCCCCTGGCTGATGCAACAGTCATCATGTTCAGCAACCCAGTGTTCACCGCCTTGTTAGCCTGGATCTTCCTCAAAGAGAAATGCACAATCTGGGACTGTGTCTTCACTGTCTTCACTCTGGCCGGTGTCATAATGATAGCCAGGCCTCCCTTCATATTCGGTGCTCGTATAGAGGGAATAGAGGGAGACTACACCAATCATCTCAAGGGGACTATTGCAGCCTTCGGTGGAGCGTTAGGAGCAGCCTGCACTTTAGTTATACTCAGGAAAATGGGCAAAAGCGTCCACTACTATCTGTCTGTGTGGTACTATGCGGTCATTGGTTTCATTGAGTGTGTCATCACTTTGTTTATACTTGGTGAATGGACCATTCCATTCTGTGGGAGAGACAGGTGGATCCTTATGCTGATTGCAATCCTGGGTATTGCTGGCCAAACGTTTCTCACCAAAGCACTTCAGATTGAGAAGGCCGGCCCTGTGGCCTTGATGAGGACCGTTGACGTGATCCTGGCCTTTATTTTCCAGTTCTTTTTTTTCAACCGTAAGCCCACCATGTGGAGTCTCGGTGGGGCATGTTGTGTGGTCGTCAGTACCTGTGGTGTGGCTCTAAGGAAGTGGTACAGCAACACACACCCAAGAAAGAGCCGTGAACCACACATCAGACAAATATTTTATTCCAGGAATAAATTAAAGGTTATCAATTAA